A window of Bradyrhizobium diazoefficiens genomic DNA:
GACATTGACGTCCTCCGCCTGCTCGGCCGCCTTTACGTAGAAGCGCTCGGCCTGCATTTCCATGGTCTCGACCTCCCTGCGAATGGTGTCGAGTGGCAGGTTCTTGGTGAGCCAGACCGGGCGGCGGCGCAGGAAGCCCTTGACGTCCTCGCGGCGGATCGGCGGAAGATGCGGGCCGAAACGCTGCTCGTACGTTTCCAGCAGCATGTGCCGGTGGCCACGCTCTTCCTCGGCCATCTGCTCGAAGATCTTGGCGGAATCCGGATAACGCTCCTTCAGGTCCTCGGCGAAGCTCATATAGATGCGGCTGTCCTCTTCCTCGGAGGAAATCGCGACCGCGAGCACCTCGCGCTCGGTCAGATCGGCAAAGTTCTTCACGGCACCCCTGTATTAGATAATTTAGAACTATTCTAAATTATATGGGGCCGCGGTTCCCGGGTCAAATCAAGGGGGCGCGGGTTTGGGCGAGGAAGTCCAGCAGCAGCCGGCTCACCTCCGCGGGTTGCTCCTGCTGGACCCAATGGCCGGCGCCGTCGACGAGGTGACACCCGAGCATCTGCGTGCATGCCTGCGCCTGCATCGCCTCGAGCACGCCCGGACGCTGGTAAGTGCCCCAATCCTGCATGCCCGCGATGAAGCAGGAGGGCACGTCGATGCTGCGGCCGGCGAACAGTTGCAGTTCAGTGTTGAAAGCGCCTGACGTGCCGCAGCGATACCATTGCAGGCCACCCTGGAATCCGGTGCGGCCATATTCGGCACTGTAATAGGCGAGCTCGTGGTCCGGCAGCCATTGATTGGCGGCGATCGCGGCCGGCGACGGCATCTCCTTCGCAACCGTCTCGGCGATGGTCTGGTTCAGGTCCATCACGTAGTAGGTCGGCAGCTTCGCCAGCTCACGGGCCGACCATGATGTCAGCGGAGTGGGCTTGTTGTCGGTCCAGTCCGCGCTCTTGTGGTGATAGTAGGCGCGCAGGAAATCATGCACGCCCTGTGGTGCGCGGTGCATGTCGGCGTTGGCCTCGCGTGTCGAATAGTACCATTGGTAGTGTTTTCGCGGCCGCGGCAGCGCGGCGAGTTCGCGATGGACAAGGTCTGGGGCGGGGGGCCTTGCTGGCGTGTCAATCGTGTTGAACGGCAGCGGCGGCGGTCCGCCGAACGGCGCGCTCATCATCGTCACCGAACGAAAGACGTCAGGCCGTATCAAGGCACACCAGGCCGCGACCGGGCTGCCGAAATCATGTCCGACGACATCGACTCGCCTGTAGCCGAACGCCGACACCAATCCGAGCGCGTCGCGCACCAGGTTGAACAGCGAGAACGGTGCCAGATCGCCGTCGTAGTCGGCGCTCCATCCTGTCGTGCGGCCATAGCCGCGCTGGTCCGGCGCGATCACGTGATAGCCGGCGTTGCCAAGCGCCGGCATCACCTTGCGCCAGGAGAAGGCCAACTCCGGAAATCCGTGCAGCAGCAAGATGCAGGGGCGGTCCTTCGTCTCGAATCCGGCTTCGAGCACGTGCATGCGCAAGCCGTTGATGCCGTCGACGTAGCGCGAGCGGATGCCGGCGGGGAGGGGAATGTCGGAGAGATCGCCCATAGGTGCTTCCTCGTCATGGACGGGCTTGCCCCGGCCGTCCACTTTCTCGTTGGCCGCTGGATTGTAAGAACGTGGATGCCCGGGACAAGCCGAAGACGT
This region includes:
- a CDS encoding alpha/beta fold hydrolase; amino-acid sequence: MGDLSDIPLPAGIRSRYVDGINGLRMHVLEAGFETKDRPCILLLHGFPELAFSWRKVMPALGNAGYHVIAPDQRGYGRTTGWSADYDGDLAPFSLFNLVRDALGLVSAFGYRRVDVVGHDFGSPVAAWCALIRPDVFRSVTMMSAPFGGPPPLPFNTIDTPARPPAPDLVHRELAALPRPRKHYQWYYSTREANADMHRAPQGVHDFLRAYYHHKSADWTDNKPTPLTSWSARELAKLPTYYVMDLNQTIAETVAKEMPSPAAIAANQWLPDHELAYYSAEYGRTGFQGGLQWYRCGTSGAFNTELQLFAGRSIDVPSCFIAGMQDWGTYQRPGVLEAMQAQACTQMLGCHLVDGAGHWVQQEQPAEVSRLLLDFLAQTRAPLI